ATGGAGTCGTCATCAATATCCACAACGATGACATCACTGGGACTCCGGGCCTCCCCCCTTAAATTCATCATCAGATCGTAAAACTTCAGCTCCAATGTGTCCAGAAACCCCAGACGAAACACCCCGAGCACTAAAAAAATCACTGTTATTGCCAGTCCCAGAACAGCCGCAGGATGTCTTTTTAGAATCCCCATACCTAAATCTCCCTGCTTCAAGATCTTTGGATCATTACAAAAAATATTGGGAAAAAAGCAAAAAAACCTTAATCCCCATATCTGCGGGTCTTATCATCAGGTTCGACTGCTTTCAAGGCAATGCTTTGAAATTCCAAAATTGTTTTAGGAGCAAGCTGTATTTTGGCCCCATTATGCAGGGTCAGGCCGTCGGCCAACACTCTTTTGCCGTCGACTTTGATACCGTTCCGGCTGCCCAGGTCACGGATATGAAACGCGCCGTCATCAAAAAAGATCTCGCCGTGCTTCCTGGATACCGACTTGTCCGGAATGCAAACGTCATTGCTGCTGTTGCGCCCCATCACCGTAATCCCGGAAACCTTAAAACTCTTTCCAGGCTCCAGGCACTCGCTTTGAACCACCTTGACCGACGCAGGTGGAATCGGCTGCGAAACTGGATAATCCGCCATGAATACGGTTTCATCTTCTATGTCCTTTGAAGGCATTTCAGCAAGAGGCCTGGTTTCGTCCGGCTTGCACGCATCCACGGCCGCTTGTCTTTGTTTTTGGAAAAACCACCAGGCGAGCCCGCCGCCAAGGGCTATCAGTAAAATGAGCCCGGCCATCCAGATCAAAGCAGGTTTTGCCGGTTTGCCCTCACCGGCAGGGGCCGCCACGTTGACGGTCATTTCGGCCGCCCCGCTCCGGCCGTTTGGATCGACGGCTTCGACTCGCAAGATATGAAGCCCTCCGGGAAGCCCGGCCGTATCCCAGCTAAAGGCATCAAAGGGAGCGGCGGTAAACTCCTTTTTAAGGCCGGCATCGACATAATATCGCACTTTGGCCACCGTTTCTTCCGGTTTGATGCTTGTCTTTACCGTTACAATACCTTTGACGTGATCGGCTGTGCCCGGATAAATAAAATGAATGCTCAGCGGCTCGGAAACCGGCAGCAGCGGAGACCAGAAACGTTTTTCATCCTGCCCGCGGGCACCATCATGCTGAACCTTCAATACCAGCGTATGCTCTCCGCTGGGACTGCGCGTAATATAAGTAACAAGATACTGATTTTTTAACTGATTAGCGATGGTCTGATAAAGTCCCTGAAGGTCGGCCAGAGATGTCGCCAAAAGATTCCTTCCTCCGGTAAAGCTTGCTATGCGGGCAAGTTCGCGGGCATCAACTTTTGGACCCACGCCAATGGTA
This sequence is a window from Candidatus Desulfatibia profunda. Protein-coding genes within it:
- a CDS encoding VWA domain-containing protein encodes the protein IDDVSPATDPMAVVLVIDTSGSMQARDSSGQTSMIAAKKAAVNFISMLTKEDRVALFSFDNKPILKMDFSDDHEAVKSAVNSLAAEPNAATCLYDTAVEAVKKAAEIPRGRRAIVLLTDGKDEKAGQSCSMHNSNDVIDIATTKSIRVPIFTIGVGPKVDARELARIASFTGGRNLLATSLADLQGLYQTIANQLKNQYLVTYITRSPSGEHTLVLKVQHDGARGQDEKRFWSPLLPVSEPLSIHFIYPGTADHVKGIVTVKTSIKPEETVAKVRYYVDAGLKKEFTAAPFDAFSWDTAGLPGGLHILRVEAVDPNGRSGAAEMTVNVAAPAGEGKPAKPALIWMAGLILLIALGGGLAWWFFQKQRQAAVDACKPDETRPLAEMPSKDIEDETVFMADYPVSQPIPPASVKVVQSECLEPGKSFKVSGITVMGRNSSNDVCIPDKSVSRKHGEIFFDDGAFHIRDLGSRNGIKVDGKRVLADGLTLHNGAKIQLAPKTILEFQSIALKAVEPDDKTRRYGD